In Leptolyngbya sp. O-77, the genomic window ACTGTCCGCCTGCCCAGAGTGCTAATTGCCGCTGTGGTTGGTGCGGCGCTGGCGGTGGCAGGTGCGCTAATGCAGGGACTCACCCGCAATTCGCTCGCTGACCCCGGAATCTTGGGCATCAGTGCGGGTGCCACGTTTGCGGTCGTAATCACGACCTTTTTTCTGGGAACAACTTCTATCCAAACCTATACTTGGGTCGCGTTTGCGGGTGGGGCGATCGCCTCTGTAGCAGTGTATACGCTTGGCTCGGTTGGGCGCAGCGGCATCACCCCACTGAAACTTATTCTATCTGGAACCGTCTTAGCATATCTGCTTTCCGCCTTTACAACGGGCACGCTCATCCTGAGCCAGCGCACCCTGGATGAAATCCGGTTTTGGCTAGCAGGGTCAGTCGCGGGACGAGATTTAGGCGTGTTGCTACCCGTATTACCCTACCTGTTGCTGGGGTTGTTCCTTGCCTTTGGGCTGGGAAAACAAATTACCGCGCTGGCGCTGGGCGACGAGGTGGCTCAAGGGCTAGGGCTACAAACTGCATGGGTGAAAGCGATCGCAGCGATCGCCGTTGTGTTGCTAGCTGGCGGTGCAGTTGCTTTGGCGGGGCAAATTGGGTTTATAGGGCTAATTATTCCTCATGTGGTGCGCTTCTGGGTTGGACTCGATTACCGCTGGGTTTTGCCCTATGCCGCCTTATGGGGTGCGATCCTCCTGTCTGTCGCCGATTTGGCAGCACGACTGGTGATTCGCCCGCAGGAGTTACCCGTGGGAATCATGACTGCTCTTATCGGGGGGACATTCTTCATCTATCTAACGCGGTCAAAGGTAAGATAATTAGATGCCGCGTCGCCACACCCTCCAAAACACCCTTAACCAAAACTGACTTTAAAAGACTGTGAGCAGGCTGTTTGAGGGAGTGTGCCAAAGGGGTAAAGATAGAGAAAAGCGATCGCTCTCTGTGGGTCGAGGAGCGATCGCCGGTTTAAGCCACATTGGGGGTTGGCAACGATTCGATACTGTTGGCGAATCGATGAGAGAAAAATCGCATCATCCTATAGTTATCCGATTGCCCTGACTGGTGCCAGTTTTGCGAACTGCGACTGTCGCGCCTTCGCCAGTGGCACACCTTCTAACCAATTGACCGCTCGCACCAGATTCATGGCAGCCGCAGTCAAAATGTGTTGCAGATGAGTCTTTGCCAGTCCAACATATCGACAATGGCGAACGGCAAAACCTCGAACAGCTTGCGAAATGGTGCCTTCTACTCCCGCTCGAATCGCATACTGCTGCTTGAACGCATCCGTTGCTTGTCGGATTCTGGCTTGTTGCAAGGTCTGATACTCATGGGGTAATTTCAGCGTTAATTCCCGTGGCGTTGTTTTGGCGCGAGTGCATTGAGACCGAACCGGACATTTTGTACAATCTCGCTCTCTAAAGCCCACATGGATCACTGAGTTACCGTAATGGTCTTTCCCAACTTTCCAATCTCGACTGCGCTTTCCTTTGGGACACTTTGCCACTTGACGCTTCCAGTCAATCTTGAAATGAGATAGGTCAAAACCCTGCCCCGCCTGGGCTTGCCAACCACTGCCGGTAGAAACAGGGCCGAATAGATCAATCTGATATTCATCTTAACTGTGTTGAATCAATCGAGTAGACATGTATCCTTGATCGACAATATGCTGTTCAGGAACGAGTCCTTTTTGCATCAGCGAAGCGTGTATTTTAGGTGTTGCCAATTGATCTTGGTTCGTTGCTTCTGCTGTTTCTACATTGGTAATGAATCTGGGCAACTTATCATCACAACTTTCACTCAAGTGCACCTTGTAGCCTGTCCAACTTCGGCTGTACTTCGTACTGCGACGTGCCTCAACGTCATAGGGTGAACGAATCCTCAGCGCTCCTGGAGGGCAGTCTTTTGCTTCTCGTAGCTGGATGGTTTCTCCCGGTGCATCCCACGAGATGCGCAACGCGGTGGGGTTAAGAGGGCTAGGAAGCAAGTGTAGAGGGGAATTTGGGATGAGATGATTTGGGGGAAGGGAGAGAGAGGGAGAGTGGTAAATGGGGAGTGTAGAGATTGGAGTAAAAGGTTTAGGGCAGAAGCGAGTGCCAGAGTGGATAGGGGAGGCAGTTTTGTATGGGAAGTATTGGGAAGAGAGCGGATTGGTAGAGCGTCTGAGAGCGCGTGTGAAAGTGAATCGCAGGCGGATGGGGCAGTACGAAGTGAAAGATTACGTGCTGCTGTTGAACAGTTATGCCGTCAGCGGAGAAGGGAGCCTAAAGGAATATTTCAAGAGCTTAGGGCCAGTGAGCGGACTGGTGATGGGACTGTGGGAGAGATCGCGGTGTCCAGTGGCATCGAGTTTAAGCCGATTTTTGAAGGACGTAGACGAGGGAACGGTAGCAGCGCTGCGGGGACTATTTGAAGAAGAGATAGGGCAGAAGGGCATCTGTGTGCGAGAGCAGGTGTGGATGACAGACCGGATAGGGAACCGGTACTTGATGATAGACGTAGACGGGACAGTAAAAGCGGTGCGGCAGCGGTATGTGAGCGAGAGCGATCGCTATCCTGGAGCGCGCCGCCGGAGTGCAGGGGTGAGTTTACCTGGATATCGAGGACGCAAACGAGGAGAAGCGGTACGAACACGCACGACAGTAGCGGTGGCCCATACCAGTGAATGGCTGGGAAGCTATGGGAGTGCGGGGAATGGTGACGTCGCGGGGGATCTAGGGAGAGCGCTTGCGCGGATGCAGGGATACTTGGAGACGCAGGGATTGCGAGTGAGTCATGGGATTGTGCGGTTAGACGGATTGTATGGCAGCCCGAAGCTGGTGAGTCAAGTGCAATAGAACGGGATTGGCTACCTGATGCGGAGCCGAGATTACTCGTTATTGAAACATCCGGTCGTCGTTGCTCGAATGCAAGAGTCCGAGGGATGGGAGTCCGTTGAAGGGCGGGAGTTAGAGCAACGGAAAGACCTTGGATACATTGAAGACGCAGGACGGGGATACAGCAGTCCCTTTCGATTGATCGTAGTGCGGAGTCCAGAAGGGCAGCACAATGGACGGGTCGGGAAACGATACAAAGGGCAGGTGTATGAGCTGTTTATCACCTCGCAATCAGCATCAAGCTTGCAGAGCCAAGATGTTCTGAGCCTGTACTTTGGACGGGGTGGATTTGAGCGGCGGCTAAAAGAGGAAGATGAAGAACAGGAAATGGACCGTTGGTGTAGTTGGAGTGCGAGCGGACAGGAATTCTGGCAGATTTTGAGTCAGTGGGTGTGGAACTGGCGAGTATGGATGGGATGGCAGCAGGCAGAAACTCCGCCGGTACGACAGACATTGTGGTCAGAGGTGAAGGCATTACCAGAAGTGGAGCGGCTAGAGAGAGAGGAAATGCTGCCCAGATCGCTAAGGTTATTGCGGGAGCAACACTGCCGTGTGAAAGAGCCTGCTTGGAAAACGCCGCCTGCGCCGATAACTCCTGTCAGCGCGGGGAACAAAAGACCTCCTGCATGAATAGCAACGTGGTGTGACAGTTGAGGATCGCAGCCAAGCCAGATAGATTCTGAATAAACACCCACTCTAGCAGCAGATATGCGATACAGCGAATTAGCGCATCTATCGAAGCCCGAGTTCAAGCGCTTGTGCGGGGTCGGTCAGCCGTGAGACATTCAGCGAGATGGTTGAGGTGTTGCGCCCCCATCTAGATCGTCAAGGGCAACGGGGCGGACAAGCCAAGCTCAGTGTGGAAGAACAACTGCTGGTGGCGTTGGAGTACTGGAGAGAGTATCGCAGCCAGTTTCATATTGCCGTCAGTTGGGGAATCCACGAGACCACCGTTGGGCGAATTGTACGCAAAGTCGAAGACCTGTTGGTCAAGGGCGGTAGGTTCCGACTGCCGAGTCAGCGTCCGCTCTATCAACCGGGTTGGGAATGGAAAGTCATGATGGTGGATGTGGGGGAGATGGAAATTGAACGTCCCCAAAAAACAAAAGCGCTACTACAGCGGCAAGCAGCAATGCCACACGCTGAAAGCCCAACTGCTAGTGGAGTTTGAAACTGGGCAGGTAATTGGCACCGCTATTGACACCGGCAGAACCCATGACTTCCAGCTGCTCAAGCGCAGTCGCCTGCCGGTTGTCTCCTCCCAGTTATGCTTAGCTGACAGAGGCTAGCAGGGGTTTGCCAAACGCCATGCGGGAGCCTGTACGCCCACCAAGAAGAAGCGCCAGCAACCCTTACCAGACGCAGAGAAGCAGCATAATCGGGTCTTAGCACGACTGCGGGTGCGCGTTGAGCATGTGATTCGTCGCTTCAAGATTTTCCGCATCTTTTCAGGACGTTATCGCAACCGCAGGAAACGCTTTGGCTTGCGGGTGAACCTGATTGCTGGCATCCTCAACCATGAACTGGCACATGCCTCCTGATTCATGCAGGAGGTCTAATGAACAGGGGTTGATTCCAGCGATCGCCCAGGATTACCTGGACAATGCCGTCTTGATGATGGCATGGATGAACCGTGAATCGATTCAGCGAACCTTGGAAACGGGAGAAGCTTGCTACTGGAGTCGATCGCGGGCGGAGTTATGGCATAAAGGTGCAACGTCTGGACACATTCAAAAAGTCAAAGCTTTTTATTACGACTGTGATGCCGATACGCTTCTATTGAGAATTGAGCAGGTGGGTAATGTTGCCTGCCATACGGGAGCCAGAAGTTGTTTCTTTAATCTGATTTTCGTTTCACCCATGCGGTAATCATTGCCAGGATAAACATTCCCAGCAAAGACAGCCCTAACAGAATACGTCCCCCTTCAAACACTCCTGCACCTAATGCCACGAGTGGCGGTTTCGCGATCGCAATACTCAGCACCAATGCAGGTGTAAACTTTCGCCATTCCATTTGCGTTAGCCCAACGGCATAGCAGACAAAATCGAACAATCCAGTCATTAATAGCCCTGTGACTAGAAAAACATTGCGTTCCAGATAGTTTTGCCCCAGTGAATCAACTTTCACCATGAATTTTTGCCCCACCAGCTTCTTCACAAAGCTGCGTCCATAGCGTTTGGCAATGAAGAAGTTTGATGTGCAAGCGATGAAGTCAGCGATCACAATGATTAACAGTCCTTGCGCGAATCCAAACAGACCGCCTGCCAAAATCGAATAAGCGGTTCCTGGCAGTACTGGAATTACGATACTGGTCAAACGCAGTAGCAGGACAATGACAGGTGCCCAAATCCCAAATCGAGCTACATCTGCGCGAAGCTGTTCGGTGCCAACTTGGTTGACAAGGGCGATCGCTAGCCCAATCAGCAAAACGAGCAAGCTGAGTTCCGCAATTTTAACCAGTCGATTTCGCATGAGCAGTCATCCAAGATAGGAACTCACAGGTATTCAGGATAAATGAGCGGCATGAGTTGACTGAGCATGATCTGCATGATGTGTGTGCCGTTTCCGGAATGCCAGAATTGGTCTACCTCATGAACTTGACCCGTTTGCACTGCTTTCAGTCGTTTCCATCGTGGATTGTTTGTGAGTTGCTGGGAGAGTGGTGCGGTTGATGGCGGATAGGTTTGCACAAAGATGACATCGGGGTTACTCTGAACAATCCGATCGAGCGAAACGGTCATCAAGCCCGGTTCCATTCTTTTTCCCGCAGGTTCTATCCAAGGGTAATGAGTAAGCTGTTGCAGTAAGCTACCCATCGTTCCAACGTCAGTTTCAATAATGAATCGACGGGAGAGGAGATTGAGTGTTGAACCACCCATCATCAGCACGGTCTTCTGTAAATTCGCTGGAATAGCAGTACGATAGGTCTCAATTTGGGTTTCCAGTTGTTGAATGGCGGTTTCGGCTACCGTATCGCGTCCGGTTAGCCGAGCTACATCCCGCAATCTGGCTAATGCAATGTCATATCCGCTGCCGCTCATGAGATAGGTTGAAGCAATCTGCCGCAGCCAGTGCTGATAAAGCCGATGGGGAAATCTCCAACCTAGAATCAGGTCGGGTTGAAGGGTGCGGATGGCTTTCAGGTTTGGCAACATCCAGGAACCGACGGAGGTAAATTGTTGGGCGCGATCGCCGAAAAACTCAGGGCGATCGGCAATGCCTTGAGCAAGATAACCCACAGGTTCTAAACCGAGTTCTGCGAGGATATCAATTCCGGTTGCGGTGAGGCAGACGATTCGTTCAGCAGGTTTGCTCAAGTGAAGTTCTGTGTTTGTAGCATCGATCGCCCGATAGGATTCTCCCATTTTCGCTATCCTGGTTTTTACTCGGAGTAGTTTCCGATTTGTAATTGCACAATTCGACCAGAGTTCTTGAAGAGTGCTAATGGAATAAACGGAAGCAGTTGTGCCAGAATACTCCAAGCGATTGGCAACCGTTGTGAATAATTCAAAAATTGACTGAGATAGAACTCCTCATGCTTTAACCAAATGTTTGAACCCCAGGTTTCAAGTTTGCTGGACTGATCAATTCCCCATTTAAATTCAGCATTCGTTTTCGAGACAGTATCGTGATGCTTAGTAGTGCGTGAGCGTTTACGATTCAGCACATCAAACAGAATTTCAACGGGACTGAAACGAGCATTGATCTGCTGCAATAAGGCTTTATTCTCAGCCTCTGACAGATACATGGATACGCCTTCGTAGACAATCATCATCGGCTGATTCGGTTCTCGCTGAATCGCATCCATCCAGGTGAAGTCGAGCATTGATTTGGCAATGAAGTGATGTCGATTGCTCTCCTGGAAGAACTTGTGTCGCAGAGCAATCACCTCAGGGAAATCCACTTCATACCAGCGTACTTGACCGTTATCAATCCGAGAAAAGCGGGTACATAATCCTGCACCCAAATTGACAATTACCGCACTCGGATGGGTTTCCAGGAAGTTCTGCACGATGCGATCGATCGCCCTCGCCCGAATCACGCAGCCCAGCTGCGATGCCCAGCCATTCTCATATTTGCTGAAGTCATAATCCAAGCTTTCTGCAATTTCGACGGCTTTGCGATCGCTCAAATAGGCTCTGGACGCTGAGTTTCAAATGGGCACGGGCACAGAGGGTGATCATCAGCGTTTCTGCAACGCCTGTGAGTTGGCTGGTTGGTTCTCGCAGTTGCATGGTGAGAAGTTTCTAAGGATAAAGGCATTGTGGTAAGATTATTGCAAATTATTCTCATTTGTGTCAATTGTCAATCTGAACTCACCCCTACCATGACGCTCATTTTCAATGAATCCAACTGGGACGAACTGGAACAGCAGGCTCCCGTGCCATGTCCTGCTCATCTGGTTCTGGATGATTTTGAGGAACTAACCGGTGTGCCCACCTGTTTGGGACGAGGCTACAGTCGCGGCATGGCGCTAGTGCCGGGGGTGTGGTTAAACTTCAACGACAAAGAATATTACCAGGACTTCGTCGTAAAAACCCCCGCCCACGAGCATCCAATTCAAATCGGAGTTTTTCTGTCAGGCTATTTTGATTGCAATATTTGTCCCAGATTCGGCGGCACGCGCAGCTATTTCTCGGGCAGTGGCATTTCACCAGGCTATGCCGAAAGCTACCAGGTGGGGCAGCGGTTTACCTGTATTAATGTCGAGATTAAGCCAGAGGTGCTGGACTCGTTTTTAATGGGCAATTGCCAGCAGTCGTCTCATCAGGTACGGCAGTTGTTTAAAGGAGAAGATTGGAAAGTTGCGTTTTATCCCAGTGTCACGCCTGAGATTCGGGCGATCGCCCAGCAGATGTGGGATGCGCCTTATCGTGGGGAGTTGAAGCGGCTCTATCTCCAGGCGAAGGTGCTAGAACTTTTGGTCATCTACCTTGACTTGATTGCTGATAGCTCAGAACAACCTCGTGTACCTGGACTGAAACCACAGACGATCGCGCGTTTGCACTATGCCAGGGAGATTTTGGAGACGCGATTAGAAAATCCACCCTCTGTCCTGGAATTGGCAAAACAGGTAGGCTTGAGCGATCGCACTCTGCTGCGCGGGTTTAAACAGCTATTTGGCACAACGGTGATCGGGTTCTCGATGCAGCAACGCTTGAAAAGGGCTGAACACTTGTTGCGGCAGGGCGATCGAACGGTGTCGGAAGTGGCGCGACTGATGGGATATGGGAATTTATGGTACTTTGCATCGGTGTTTAAGCGGCAGTTTGGCATCACACCAAGCCAGTGTTTGGCTGGAGAAAAGTCGGTTTTGTTGTAGTAAAAAGCGATTTTGTTGATAGACGCAGCCCCTTCTGCTTCCCTATACTGAGCCTCATTGCAATCAGGAATAATTTTCAACAAATCTGATAGTTGCGTGTGAGGCGTTTTCATGAAAGTTGGGCTGCGGTTATTTCAGGTTAGTCTGTGGATTGTTGTCGGAGTATTGGGAAGTGTTGGCGGTGGAGCATTCCCTGCAATGGCTCAAGAAGAACCAGGGAGTGATGAGGGCTTAGCTCTAAGTGATGTTCTAGAGGCTCAACCCGATGATTTGCAACCTGCACTGTCTGCCCCCAGTGCTGAGATTCCTCAGCTGCATGAATTGGAGCAACCTGCGACAACGATCGAAGATTGGGTGGCACAAATCGAAGCGTCGTTGGTGCAAATTACCAATGTGCGGGTTGAAGCCACCGACACAGGATTACAGGTGATTCTGGAAACAGAGAATGGTGTTTTGGAGGTGCCGGAAACGCAATCGGTAGGGAATGCTCTGATTGCCGATATTCCCAATGCCACCATTGCTGAAGAGTTTTCGCAGGCAGAGCCGATCGACGGGATCGCGTTGATGAGTGTGAGCAGGTTACCCGGTGGCAGAGTACGAGTTGCCATTACAGGAACGGATGCACCACCTGTGGCTGAAGTGAGAACAGAAGCTCAGGGCTTGGTATTGGCGGTAACGCTGGGAGATGCAGATGCAGTCACGGAAGAAGACGCGATTCAGGTGGTGGTGATAGGGGAGCAAGATGAGGGCTATAACCCATCGAGTGCCTCAACCGCAACGCGAACGGATACGCCACTCCGGGATATTCCCCAATCGATTCAGGTCATTCCCCAACGGGTGATCGAAGATCAGGGTGTCACTGGATTACAAGATGCTGTACGCAATAATGCACCCGGTGTAACAACGTCAGCAAATTATGCTGGAACCGGGCAAGGTGAATTCATCATTCGCGGCTTTCAACAAAACAACAACTTCCGCAATGGATTTCGTGCTGGTAGGTTTGGCTATATTGCCGATCTTGCTGACGTGGAGCGTATTGAAGTTTTGCGCGGGCCTGCTTCAGTTTTGTTCGGGCAATTACAGCCAGGTGGCATTGTCAACCTTGTAACAGAGCAACCTCTGAGTGAGCCTACTTATAACATCGAGTTCACAGGAGGGCAGTTCAGTTTTTATCGTCCGGAGCTGGATTTTTCTGGACCTTTGACAGAAAACGGAGAATTGCTATACCGCCTCAATGTGGCTTATCAAAACGCTGGCAGCTTTCGAGATGAGGTCAACTCAGAGCGATTCTTTATTGCACCAGTTTTGCAATGGAATATCAGTGAGAATACGACGTTAACCGTTGATTTCTCCTACTTGTACAATGATCCTGTCTTCGATCGCGGACTAGTAGCACTCAGCGATGGTTCTTTAGTTCTGCCAATCAACCGATTTCTGGGCTATCCGTCTCTGGATGATTACATTGAAGAGCAGGTGCGAGCAGGCTATCGCTTCGAACATCGCTTCAATGAAAACTGGGAACTCCGCAATGCCTTCTCCTTCTCTTCCGTTTTACAAACCGGATTTCATTCAGATTTTGCTGGCCGTTTGATTGACGATCGCTTTGTGCCACGAGAGTATCTCGATTCTGAGTTTCTAAATGAAGAATATGGACTACAAACTGATTTGATAGGTCGGTTCAGTACAGGTTCTCTTCAGCATCAATTGCTAGCTGGATTTGATTTAAATCGTTCCACTGATAGCTATGTATCTCGCTTTGCACCGCTACCTCCTCTGGATATTTTTGATCCTAACTATGATGTTTCTACTCCCAGTGAAACAGAATCAGGCTATTTTCAAACAGTATTTAATAATAATCTGGGAATTTATATTCAGGATCAAATTACTGTACTGGAGAATCTGAAACTCCTAGTAGGTGGACGGCTAGACTTCACAGAACAGGAGCAGAACTTTTTCGGAGAGGAAGGTTCTCAGTCTGATACGGCGTTTAGCCCGCGTATTGGCATCGTTTATCAACCGATCGAACCTATTTCACTCTATGCTAGTTTCAGCCAGTCTTTCTTTCCAGTCATTGGGCGATCGCGAACCAATGAAACTTTTCGTCCAGAACGTGGTACTCAATACGAAATTGGTGTTAGAGCAGACATTACAGATAACCTTTCTGCGACTTTAGCCGCTTATGACATCACCAAAACCAATGTCCTTACGACTGATTTAAATGATCCGAATTTCTCAATTCAAGTTGGAGAGCAGCGGAGCCAGGGTATTGAGCTTACCCTGACGGGCGAAATTTTACCGGGATGGAACATCTATGCAGGATATACTTACACGGATGCCCGTGTCACAGAAGATAACGATATTCCTGAAGGAGATATTTTACGGAGTGTTCCTGAACATGGAGCCAATTTGTGGACCACTTACGAAATTCAAACTGGCAATTTCCGAGGATTGGGGTTTGGACTTGGACTCATTTTTGTAGATGAACGGGAAGCAGAATTACCCAATAGTAATTTTCAGGTTCCAGGCTATGTACGTACTGATGTTGCCCTATTCTATCAACGAGAACGCTGGCGGGCTGCTATCAATATTCGCAACTTGTTTGATGTTGAATATTATGAAACAGCCCAAAACCGCAATGCTGTTTATCCGGGCGCGCCGCTAAACGTGACGGCATCCCTCTCCTACACGTTCTAAACTTATTGCTTTTGAAAGCATAGAATGAATGTTGTGTTAAATGATTCTTCGTTTGTTTCAAAAAGAGAATGGGTAAACAACGTAATCATTCTTCTTATCATCTTCGAAGGTGGATAAAATGGTGCTTTCTGCTAGTAGCAACGATCGCACTTATTTCAGGATGTAACTTTGTTTCTTCACAGCGTAATTCTCCACAGAAAAGCGTAGATTCAGTTGCATCATCTGCCGAGTTTCGTACAGTGCATCATGTTTTAGGAGAAACAAAAATTCCTATTCATCCTCAGCGAATTCTAGCGTTGTCAGGAACCACGGATTTAGACACACTCCTAGCACTGGAAACGCCTCCGATGGCAGCAGGCGTTGATCCTAGCTATCACACAAAGAATGGATTTTTCCCGCATTTCAACGGAAAGACCGATGGTATTCAGCCCATTCCAACCTGGCCTAAGCCCAACCTAGAACAAATTCTACAATTGAAGCCAGATTTGATTTTGGGTCAACGCAACTATGTTGAGCCAGTTTATGATCGGCTATCCCAGATTGCGCCAACATTTGTTTACGAAAATGCCATTGGTAATCCAGAATGGCGAGTAGTGTTCCGAGAAATTGCAGCAGCCATAGGTCAATCTGCCAAAGGAGAACAAGTGCTGAATGATTTAGAGCAGCGCCTAAGCCAACTAAAAGAAGCTTTAAGCAAACAAAATCATGAAACAGAAATATCTGTTATTTTCTATTGGACAGAAAACCGTTATGTCTACAGCATTTTTGGTAAACGATCGTTTGGTGGTAGTCTCTTAGAAGAATTGGAATTGCCACGTCCTTCTGCACAAAGATTTGACGCTCTTTCTCAAGATGTAAGCTTAGAACTAACCTCTTATGCCGATGGAGACATTATCTTTTTGCTGAATTATAGTGAGCCTGAAGAGGTTGAGAAATTGATTGAGAATCCACTTTGGAGCCAACTCAAGGCAGTACAAAATAACCGGGTTTATAGAGTTAACAATATTCACTGGTATACTCCAGGTGTTCTTGCTGCCCATGCCGTTTTGGATGACGTAGAGCGATATGTATTAGGACGATCGGGAAGCAGCGATGGAGCGCGATCGCTTGAGAGATGATCAAACGGTCAAAGGGATATCGATGGATAAATAAGTGCGATCGCCGATCTTGCAGGATGCGTAAAGCCTTCGGCATACCAGAAAAGTGCAGCGTAACACATCACCTAAACCTCACTCATCCCCAACATCAACAGGTGAAATCATCGTCTCCTGTAATCCCCAATCAACTGGATAAATCCCCTTTGCTACATACCGATAAAAACTAGAATACTGACAATCCGCAGCCCGACCGCACCTAATAAAATTGGGGCAACTGGGGAAGATTCTACCAATTAACAACCGTTAACACATTCACCTTAGCAAACTCTTGATCAGTGCGATCGCCCTCGCCGTAGGTTGGGTTGAGGCAACGAAACCCAGCATCCCCAAATATCTCAACGGCTGATTGTGAGATTTCCCGCTTCCCTGTCCATTCTAAACTTATCCAGAATAGACCAACCCATACAGTACCGCCGCGCTAACACCCCCGGAGCCACCTACTTCTTCACCGTTGTCACCTATCAACGTCAGCACCTCTTTGATTGCCCAGAAACCTCCAACTCCTGCGTTCTGCCTTTCATCAGGTGCAACAGCGTCATCCTTTCACCATTGATGCCATTGTGGTTCTACCCGATCACCTTCACTGTCTTTGGACATTACCAAAAAGCGATGCCAACTATTCCAGCCGTTGGCGATTGCTCAAAAGCGAATTTAGCCGCCATTGTCCGTCTCGCTACAAACGTCAACGGTCACAATCCCGTCAGCACAAAGGAGAACAAGCAATCTGGCAGCGGCGCTTTTGGGAACATCAAATTCGAGATGAAGCCGATTTGATTCGGCATGTGGACTATATTCATTACAATCCGGTGAGACATGGGTTTGTTGAAGCACCTAAGGATTGGGTCTATTCAAGCTTTCACCGATTCGTGCAAAGAGAAATTTATGAGGAACACTGGAGGGCAAACGAGACAATGAATTTTTCTGCTGAAGTGGGTCAAGAGTGAGTCAGATGTTGACTGAATCGAACGTTTCGATAAGTGTTGTAATCTCTGTGAACGCTGGGTTGAGGAACGAAACCCAACCTACTACTGAGTAATTCTCTACGAGACAGTAAAGCCGAACGAGGGTTGTGGGAAGGGGGTGATCGAAAAATGGGGAGGAGCGATCGAACGGTGTCTTGTGGGGAGGCGATTCTCTACGAGACGGCAAAGCTGAACGGGGTTTGTGGGAAGGGGGCGATCGCGTAAAGCGTTGAGAAAGAGCGATCGCCTCAATTCTTACTCAAGAAACTGCACTAAAGCCGCAACCTTGTCTCCCAACCGAATAAAGTCTTTAGGATTCAACGTTAGCAAATGGTCAACTTCAGCTTTCAGGGC contains:
- a CDS encoding TonB-dependent siderophore receptor encodes the protein MKVGLRLFQVSLWIVVGVLGSVGGGAFPAMAQEEPGSDEGLALSDVLEAQPDDLQPALSAPSAEIPQLHELEQPATTIEDWVAQIEASLVQITNVRVEATDTGLQVILETENGVLEVPETQSVGNALIADIPNATIAEEFSQAEPIDGIALMSVSRLPGGRVRVAITGTDAPPVAEVRTEAQGLVLAVTLGDADAVTEEDAIQVVVIGEQDEGYNPSSASTATRTDTPLRDIPQSIQVIPQRVIEDQGVTGLQDAVRNNAPGVTTSANYAGTGQGEFIIRGFQQNNNFRNGFRAGRFGYIADLADVERIEVLRGPASVLFGQLQPGGIVNLVTEQPLSEPTYNIEFTGGQFSFYRPELDFSGPLTENGELLYRLNVAYQNAGSFRDEVNSERFFIAPVLQWNISENTTLTVDFSYLYNDPVFDRGLVALSDGSLVLPINRFLGYPSLDDYIEEQVRAGYRFEHRFNENWELRNAFSFSSVLQTGFHSDFAGRLIDDRFVPREYLDSEFLNEEYGLQTDLIGRFSTGSLQHQLLAGFDLNRSTDSYVSRFAPLPPLDIFDPNYDVSTPSETESGYFQTVFNNNLGIYIQDQITVLENLKLLVGGRLDFTEQEQNFFGEEGSQSDTAFSPRIGIVYQPIEPISLYASFSQSFFPVIGRSRTNETFRPERGTQYEIGVRADITDNLSATLAAYDITKTNVLTTDLNDPNFSIQVGEQRSQGIELTLTGEILPGWNIYAGYTYTDARVTEDNDIPEGDILRSVPEHGANLWTTYEIQTGNFRGLGFGLGLIFVDEREAELPNSNFQVPGYVRTDVALFYQRERWRAAINIRNLFDVEYYETAQNRNAVYPGAPLNVTASLSYTF
- a CDS encoding iron-siderophore ABC transporter substrate-binding protein: MGKQRNHSSYHLRRWIKWCFLLVATIALISGCNFVSSQRNSPQKSVDSVASSAEFRTVHHVLGETKIPIHPQRILALSGTTDLDTLLALETPPMAAGVDPSYHTKNGFFPHFNGKTDGIQPIPTWPKPNLEQILQLKPDLILGQRNYVEPVYDRLSQIAPTFVYENAIGNPEWRVVFREIAAAIGQSAKGEQVLNDLEQRLSQLKEALSKQNHETEISVIFYWTENRYVYSIFGKRSFGGSLLEELELPRPSAQRFDALSQDVSLELTSYADGDIIFLLNYSEPEEVEKLIENPLWSQLKAVQNNRVYRVNNIHWYTPGVLAAHAVLDDVERYVLGRSGSSDGARSLER
- a CDS encoding REP-associated tyrosine transposase, whose amino-acid sequence is MPRNLQLLRSAFHQVQQRHPFTIDAIVVLPDHLHCLWTLPKSDANYSSRWRLLKSEFSRHCPSRYKRQRSQSRQHKGEQAIWQRRFWEHQIRDEADLIRHVDYIHYNPVRHGFVEAPKDWVYSSFHRFVQREIYEEHWRANETMNFSAEVGQE